In the Arthrobacter sp. Soc17.1.1.1 genome, CGGGAGCCGCCAGCGCCTGCTGGAGCTCGGGCCGGAGGGCTTCGCGCGGGCGCTGCGGGAACAGACCGCCGTCGCCGTCACGGACACCACGTTCCGCGACGCACACCAGTCGCTGCTCGCCACGCGGGTGCGGACCCGGGACCTCGTGGCCGCCGGCGCGTCCGTGTCCCGGCTGACGCCGGAACTCCTCTCGGTCGAGGCCTGGGGAGGAGCGACGTACGACGTCGCCCTGCGCTTCCTCGGGGAGGACCCGTGGGCGCGCCTGGACGCGCTGCGCCGCGAGGTGCCGAACATCTGCCTGCAGATGCTGCTCCGCGGACGCAACACCGTCGGCTACACCCCGTACCCGGAAGCGGTGACGGCGGCATTCGTCAAGGAGGCTGCGGCCTCGGGGATCGACATCTTCCGGATCTTCGACGCCCTCAACGACGTCACGCAGATGGAGCCGGCCATCCGGGCCGTCCGGGACACCGGGACCGCGGTCGCCGAGGTGGCGCTGTGCTACACGGCGGACATGCTGGACCCGGCCGAGACCCTCTACACCCTGGACTACTACCTGGAGCTGGCCCAGCGGATCGTGGACGCCGGCGCCCACATCCTCGCGATCAAGGACATGGCGGGCCTGCTCCGCCCGGCTGCGGCGGCGAAGCTCGTGACCGCCCTGCGGGACCGCTTCGAGGTGCCCGTGCACCTGCACACCCACGACACCGCGGGCGGGCAGCTGGCGACCCTGCTGGCCGCCGTGGACGCCGGCGTCGACGCCGTCGACGTCGCCAGTGCCGCCCTGGCCGGCACCACCAGCCAGCCGTCGGCCTCCGCCCTCGTCGCGGCCCTGGCCCACACCCCGCGTGACACGGGCCTGGACCTGGGCAACGTGTGCGCGCTCGAGCCCTACTGGGAGGCCGTGCGGCGCATGTACGCCCCGTTTGAGTCCGGCCTGCCCGGGCCCACGGGCCGGGTGTACCGGCACGAGATCCCCGGCGGGCAGCTCTCCAATCTCCGCCAGCAGGCCATCGCCCTCGGCCTCGGCGAGCGGTTCGAGGCCATCGAGGACATGTACACCGCGGCGGACCGGATCCTCGGCCGGCTCGTGAAGGTCACCCCGTCCTCCAAGGTCGTCGGCGACCTGGCCCTGGCCCTCGTGGGCCGCGACGCGGACCCGGCCGAGTTCGAGGAGAACCCGCAGGAATTCGACATCCCCGACTCCGTCATCGGGTTCCTCAACGGGGAGCTCGGCAACCCGCCCGGCGGATGGCCCGAACCGTTCCGCACCAAAGCCCTGAAGGGCCGGGAACTCAAGCCGCGCGACGTCGAGCTCAGCTCCGACGACGAGGCGAAGCTCGCCGGGACGCCCGCGGAGCGCCGGAACGCGCTGAACACCCTCCTGTTCGCCGGGCCGACGAAGGACTTCCGGGCCACCCGCGACACCTACGGCGACGTGTCCCTCCTCGGCACGGCCGACTACCTCTACGGGCTGCAGCCCGGCACGGAGCACGTCATCGAACTCGAGAAGGGCGTCCGGCTGATCGCCACCCTCGAAGCGGTGTCCGAGCCGGACGAGAAGGGGATGCGCACCGTGATGTGCACCCTCAACGGGCAGATGCGGCCCGTGAGCGTCCGCGACAAGTCCATCACGAGCGACGTGAAGGCGGCCGAGAAGGCCGACCCCGGCACCCCCGGGCACATCGCGGCGCCCTTCGCCGGATCCGTCTCCGTCACGCGGGCGGAGGGGGACACCGTGGCCGCCGGCGACACCGTCGCCACGATCGAGGCCATGAAGATGGAGGCCAACATCACCACGCCCGTCGCCGGTACCGTCCAGCGCGTCGCCTTCACCGGCGCAGCACCAGCCCAGGGCGGTGACCTCCTCCTCGTGATCACGGCGTCGTGAACCGCGGACCCCGAGCTGCGGGTGCCCGGATGCCGAGCCACACCGGCAGGCTGGACCACGGCGCCGGGAAGCAGCCGGACAGCTCCGACCCCGCGAGGCAGCTCGTGCAGAACCGGTACAGCATCCGGGCGCGGCTACACTGCGGGATGTGACCCACTACGACCTCGCGATCATCGGCTCCGGCTCAGGCAACACCCTCGTCTCGCCGGAATGGGACGACCGGCAGGTGGTACTCGTCGAGGGCGGCACGTTCGGCGGGACCTGCCTCAACGTCGGCTGCATCCCCACGAAGATGTACGTGTACCCGGCCGGACTGGCATCAGCGGCGGGGGAGTCGGCCCGGCTCGGCGTGGACCTGTCCCTGGAGGGTGTGCGCTGGAAGGACATCCGGGACCGCATCTTCACCCGGATCGACGCGATCTCCGCCGGCGGCAGGGCCTACCGCGCCGAGGAGCTCGCCAACGTGACCCTCATCGAGGAGCACGTTCGCCTCACGGGGGAGAAGTCCTTCCGTACCGCCTCGGGCGACGACGTCACCGCCGACCAGCTGGTGATCGCCACCGGCTCGCGGGCCGTCCGGCCCCCGATCCCCGGCATCGACCTGCCGCAGGTGCACACCTCCGACACCGTCATGCGGCTCGACGAGCTGCCCGCACGGCTCCTGATCATCGGCGGCGGCTACATCGCCGCCGAATTCGCGCACGTGTTCGGGGCCTTCGGTACCCGGGTCACCCTCGCGGTCCGCTCCGCGGGGATGCTGCGCGGCCTCGACGAGACCGTCTCCGACGCGTTCACCGAGCAGGCCGCACGCCGGTGGGACCTCCGGCAGCACACCGAGGTTGTGCGGATCACCGCCAACGACGACGGCAGCGTCACCGCTCGACTGATCGGGCCCGCGGGGCCGGAGGACCTCGAGGTCGACGCCGTGCTCGTCGCGATCGGGCGCACACCAACCACCGATACCCTCGGTGCGGCCGAGGCGGGCCTCGACCTGCACCACGACGGCCGCCTCGTGGTCGACGAGTACCAGCGGGTGCTGCGCGGCGGCCGGCCCGTGACCGGCCTCTGGTCGCTCGGTGACGTGAGCAGCGACTACCAGCTGAAGCACGTGGCGAACCACGAGGCGAAGGTCGTGGCCCACAACCTGCTGCATCCCGAGGCGCTCCGCGCCGCCGACCACCAGTTCGTGCCCGCCGCCGTGTTCTCCTCGCCGCAGGTGGCCTCGGTCGGCATGACCGAGGAGCAGGCACTCGGCCACGCGGACGCCACCGGCACCCCGATCGTGACCGCGGTGCAGCACTACGGGTCGACGGCGTACGGGTGGGCGATGGAGGACACGCAGGGGTTCGTCAAGCTCATCGCCGAGCAGCAGACCGGGCGCATCCTCGGCGCCCACATCCTCGGCCACGAGGCGTCGATGATCATCCAGCCGGTCATCCAGGCCATGTCCTTCGGCCTCGACGCGCAGACGATGGCCCGCGGGCAGTACTGGATCCATCCGGCGCTCACCGAGGTGCTGGAGAACGCGCTGCTCAGCCTGAAGACGGGCTAGGGGCGATCCGGGGCGCCGACGGGCGCCCCGGCCCGGGGCGCCTAGACCTTGGCCGAGGAGTAGATCGACTCCACGATCTCCGCGTAGTCCCTGAGGACCTGGGCGCGCTTGATCTTCAGCGACGGCGTGAGGTGGCCCGTGGTCTCGGTGAAGTCCGTGGGGACCACCCGGAAGACCTTGATGGCCTCCGCACGGGAGACGGTGGTGTTGGCCGTGTCGACGAGCTCCTGGATCTCGGCGAGCACCAGCGGGTGGTCCGCCGCCTCCGCCGTCGTGGTCCCCGCCGGCAGCTGGTGCCGTTCGAGCCACCCGGGCAGTGCCTCCTCGTCGAGGGTGATCAGCGCGGAGATGAAGGGCCGCTGGTCGCCGACGACGACACACTGCGAGACCAGCGCATTGGCACGGATGGCGTCCTCGAGCAGCGCGGGGATGACGTTCTTCCCGCTGGCCGTGACGATGATCTCCTTCTTCCGGCCCGTGATGCGCAGGAAGCCGTCGTCGTCGAGCTCGCCGATGTCGCCGGTGCGGAACCAGCCGTCCACGAAGGCTTCCTCGGTGAGGTCGGGGCGGTTGAAGTAGCCCTTCATGACGCACACGCCCCGGGTGAGGATCTCGCCGTCGTCGGCGATCTTCACCGCATTGCCGGGCAGCGGAGCGCCCACGGTGCCGATCTTGATCCGCTTCGGCGTGTTGACCGTGATGGGGGCCGTTGTCTCCGTCAGGCCGTAGCCCTCGAGCACCATGAGCCCGATGCCGTGGAAGAAGTGGCCGAGCCGGTCCCCGAGGGGCGCGCCGCCGGAGACGGCGTGCTGCACGCGGCCCCCCATCGCGGTGCGGATCTTGCCGTAGAGCAGCCGGTCGAACACGGCGTGCTTGACCTTGAGGCCGAGCGGGATCTTCCCGGCCTGCTCCGCCTTCGACCAGGCGATGGCGACGTCCGCGCCCGCGTGGAAGATCCTGCCCTTGCCGCCGTCCTCGGCCTTCAGCATCGAGTTGTTGTACACCTTCTCGAAGACGCGCGGGACGGCGAGGATGAAGGTCGGCTTGTAGCTCTGCAGGTCCGGCAGCAGGTTCTTCACGTCGGGGGTGTGGGCCACGGTGGCGCCGGCTGCGACGCACAGCACCGAGATGAAGCGGGCGAACACGTGGGCGAGGGGCAGGAACATGATGGTCTGCCCGCCCTCGCGGGCGACCTCCGGAAGGGCCGCGGCCGCGTTCTCGGACAGCTCGACGAAGTTGCCGTGCGTCAGCTCGCACCCCTTGGGCTTGCCCGTGGTGCCCGAGGTGTAGATGATCGTGGCGACGTCGTCGAGGCCCGCGTAGGCGCGACGGTCGGCGAGGGTCTGCTCGGCGGTGCCCGCACCGGCCGTGCGGAGTGTGTCGAGTCCGTCGCCGTCGAACTGCCACACGTGGCGCAGGGACCCGATGCCCTCGAGCGCCACGGCCTCGCGCACCACGTTCTCGTGGCGGGCGGATTCGACGAACGCCCCGACAGCGCCCGAATCGCTGAGGATCCAGGCCACCTGGGCGGGGGAGGAGGTCTCGTACACCGGGACGGAGACGGCGCCCGCGAACCAGATCGCGAAGTCCGCCAGGGACCACTCGTAGCGCGTGCGGGCCATGATGGCCACGCGGTCCCCGGGCTGGACGCCGGAGCTGATCAGTCCCTTCGCGATGTCCTCGACCTGGCGCCGGAACTCGGTGGCGGAGATGTCCTCCCACTCGCCGGTCGCGCCCTTGACCGCGAACAGGGCGGGATTGGACGGCTTCGCCGCCTGCCGCACCACGAGGTCCGTCGTATTGGTCTGGCGGGGGACGTCCACGAGGACGGGAACGCTGATGTCGCGCACGATAGCTCCTTCGATATCACCTCGACCGTGAGGTCGTTTCAGCCTATAGGTTCGGTCCACCGAATGACTGTCCAGTACTGTACGAATCGGTAACGGTGGCGAGCGAGTGCGCCCCGACAGGACGGAGGAGGGACCGCATGCCGATCATTCCCGACCCGGCCGGCCGACGCACCCGACGCCCGCGTACCGACACCTGGCACGCGGGTCGCGGTACGCCGCCGACCGGGCGCACGGCCCGCACCACCTTCGCCAACCCGGCGCGCCGCGGTCTCTCCGTGGGCGTGGACATCGGCGGTACGAAGGTCGCGGCGGGCGTGGTGGACGTCCACGGCAGGATCCTCGCCGAGGCGCGCAGGGCGACCCCCGGCCAGGACCCCCGCGCCGTGGAGGCGGTCATCACCGAGCTCGTCCGCGAGCTGTCGCGGGACTTCCGCATCCGGTCGGTGGGGATCGGGGCGGCGGGGTGGATGGACCTCACCAACAGCACGGTGCTCTTCAGCCCGCATCTCGCCTGGCGCAACGAGCCGCTGCGGACGAACCTCGAGAAGCTGCTGCGCCGGCGCGTGACGGTGGTGAACGACGCCGACGCCGCCGCCTGGGCGGAGTGGAAGTTCGGTGCGGGGCGCGGTGAGTCCCGCCTGGTCTGCATCACCCTGGGGACGGGCATCGGCGGCGCGATGATCATGGGCGGACGCGTGGAGCGCGGCCGGCACGGCGTCGCGGGTGAGTTCGGGCACCAGATCATGGTGCCCCAGGGGCACCGGTGCGAGTGCGGGAACCGAGGCTGCTGGGAGCAGTACGCCTCCGGCAACGCGCTCGGCCGCGAGGCCCGCGAGCTCGCCGCCGCCAATTCCCCCGTGGCCCGAGCCATCATCGACGCCGCGCCCGGCGACGGGGCCCCGATCACCGGCGCCCTCGTGACACGCCTCGCGATGGAGGGCGACCCGGCGTCCCGTGAGCTGGTCGACGACGTCGGGCAGTGGCTGGGACTGGGGCTGGCCAACCTGGCCGCGGCGCTCGATCCCGGGACGTTCGTCATCGGCGGGGGACTGAGCGCCGCCGGCGAACTCCTGCTCGAACCCGCCCGGCGGGCCTTCGGACGCAACCTGACGGGGCGGGGCTTCCGGCCGGCCGCGCGCATCGAGCGGGCGGCCCTGGGCCCGGAGGCGGGACTCATCGGGGCCGCCGACCTGTCACGGTTGCTCTCGCGCAGCGGCACCTAGCCGCGGGGCCGCCGGGAGCGCGCTAGACCTCGGCGCCGTCGTCCCCGATGTCCCGGTGCTTGGGCAGCTTGGTGACGAGATACCCGGCGCCGGCGAGGAACAGGGCGAGGACCCCGAGCGTGACGGCCAGGGGGGCGTCGCGCCAGAACATGGCGAACAGCAGCAGCGTGATCGGCCCGCCCGCGGCGCCGACCCATGCCAGCACCGTCAGAGGATCGCCGGCACCGAGCGGCGGCGGTTCCTCCGGGACGAAGCCCTCGTCCTCCTCCGGTTCCTCCGGGGCGGCGTAGTCACGGGGCCCGGTGGCGCGGAACGGCTGGTCACGGAAGATCGCATCGGCGCGCTCCCGGTCCGTCAGGTCCTCGGTGCCGTGCGCCCCGGACACGTCCGGGCGGGGTTCCCGGCCCTCCGCCGGGAGTCCGACGGGCGCCGGCGGGATCCCCGTGTCGCCCCCGGGAGTCGAGGGGGAAGCGGTGGAGGTCCCCTCCAGGCGCGCGACGAGGTCCTGCCATACGGCGTCGTCGGTGGATTCGTTCGGTTCCTGACCTCGGGGGCCCATACTTTGCTACCTGCTGTCGCGTGCTGCGGTCCGGGTCCGAAGGTCCCCGCCCGGCGTCCTGGTCATCAGAGGGCGTGCTCGTTCAATCGTGGACACCGCGGGCCGCCACGTCAACCGGTCCGCAGCGTGTCGGTGTCCCCTCGGGTCGCCCCGCGCCGGCCGCCCAGGCACCGTCCGTGCCGCCGACACCCTTAGAGTAGGCTTCCACATGGAAAGCGGGCGGCATGCACAGTGCCGTTCCGTCCCTGCAGGGAGGACGAGCGGCGTGTTCTATTGGGTGATGAAGCGGATCATCGTCGGTCCGATCCTCAACCTCCTGTTCCGGCCCTGGGTCAAGGGACTCGACAACATCCCGGCGACGGGTCCCGCGGTGCTCGTCAGCAACCACCTCTCCTTCTCCGACTCGATCTTCCTCCCCATCGTGGTGCCCCGGACCGTCGTGTTCCTCGCCAAGTCGGAGTACTTCACGGGCAAGGGCGTCAAGGGCAGGCTGACGGCCCTGTTCTTCCGGCTCTCCAACCAGCTGCCCATGGACCGCTCGGGCGGCGCGGCGTCGTCGTCCTCCCTGACGGCGGGGATGGACATCCTGAACGAGGGCGGCGTGCTCGGGATCTACCCCGAGGGGACGCGCAGCCCTGACGGTCGCCTGTACCGCGGGAAGACGGGCGTCGCGAAGCTGGTGCTCGCCACGGGCGTCCCCGTGATCCCCGTCGCGATGATCGGGACGGACAAGGTCCAGCCCATCGGGCGGCGCATCCCCAACATCCGCCGCGTGGGGATCATCATCGGCGAGCCGCTCGACTTCAGCCGCTACGAGGGGCTCGAGGACGACCGCTTCGTGCAGCGCTCCGTGACGGACGAGATCATGTACGAGCTCATGCGCCTGTCGGGGCAGGAGTACGTCGACGCCTACGCGAGCACGGTCAAGGAGCGGCTCGCCGCGGAGAAGGCCGCCGGACGCAAGACGCCGAAGCCCGGAGCCGACACCCGCCGTGCCGCCGTGCGCATCTCCACCGAGACGGGCAGCCCGGCGCCGGGCTCCGTCACGGAGATCGGCCGAGCGCCCTCCGCCGACAGGGGCCCCGTCGCGGGGGACACGACGAGCGGCGCGAACGGCAGCACCGCCCAGCCCGACGCGGGCTGATCATCTCCGCCCGGTCGGCGGGCTGTATGACATCCGGGACGGTGGCGATGACGGACCGAATCGGGCCACCCCGTACCCAGCCCGTAGAATTCCCCTGTGACTGATTCGCTAGCTCCCGCCCTCCCGCGCACCGCGGCTCCTGCCCCCTCCACCGCCGGCCTCGATGCCTGGCGCTCCATGGCGGCGGTCCAGCAGCCCTCGTGGCAGGACCCCGGAGTGTATTCGGCGTCGGTCAAGGAGCTCTCGACCCTTCCCCCGCTGGTCTTCGCCGGCGAGGTCGACGTGCTGCGTGAACGGCTCGCGGCCGCCGCGCAGGGCAAGGCCTTCCTCCTCCAGGGCGGCGACTGTGCAGAGACGTTCGACGGCGCGACCGCGGACAAGATCAGCGCCCGCGTCCGCACCATCCTGCAGATGGCCGTCGTCCTCACCTACGGCGCCTCGCTGCCCGTCATCAAGATGGGCCGGATGGCCGGCCAGTTCGCCAAGCCCCGGTCCTCCAACGACGAGACCCGCGACGGCGTGACCCTGCCCGCCTACCGCGGCGACATGGTCAACGGCTACGACTTCACCCCGGAGAGCCGCGGCCATGACGCCTCCCGCATGGTGAAGGCGTACCACACCTCCGCATCGACGCTGAACCTCATCCGTGCCTTCACCCAGGGCGGCTTCGCTGACCTGCGGCTGGTCCACCACTGGAACAAGGGCTTCATGGCCAACCCCGCGCACTCGCGGTACGAGTCGCTGGCCCGCGAGATCGACCGGGCCGTGCGGTTCATGGACGCCTGCGGCACGGACTTCGAGGCCCTCAAGCGCGTGGAGTTCTTCGCCAGCCACGAGGCACTGCTCCTCGACTACGAACGGGCACTGACGCGCATCGACTCGCGGACGTCCCTGCCGTACGACACCTCGGCGCACTTCCTGTGGATCGGCGAGCGGACCCGCGACATCGACGGCGCGCACGTGGACTTCCTGTCCCGCGTCCGGAACCCGATCGGCGTGAAGCTCGGCCCCTCGACGTCGGCCGACGACGCCCTGGCGCTCATCGACAAGCTCGATCCGACCCGCGAGCCGGGCAGGCTGACGTTCATCACCCGCATGGGTGCGAGGAACATCCGCGAGAAGCTGCCCTCCCTGGTGGAGCGCGTCACCGCATCCGGGGCGCAGGTCCTGTGGGTCACCGATCCCATGCACGGCAACACGGTGACGTCCCCGAACGGGTACAAGACCCGCAACTTCGACGACGTCATCGACGAGGTGCGCGGCTTCTTCGAGGTGCACAACGCCCTCGGCACCTTCCCCGGCGGCCTGCACGTCGAGATGACCGGCGACGACGTCGCCGAGTGCCTGGGCGGCGCCGACCCGATCGACCAGGAGGCCTTCCTGGAACGCTACGAGTCCGTGTGCGACCCGCGCCTGAACCACATGCAGTCGCTGGAGATGGCCTTCCTCGTCGCCGGAGCCCTCTCCAAGAGCTGACCGCCGGGACGCAGGGAGGGAGGGTGGCCGCCGGCCACCCTCCCTCCCTGCGTCAGGTGACGGTGATCCGGATCGTGGTCCCCTCGGGCTGCTCGCCCGTGGGGCTCTGACCGGCCACGAGTCCGAGGACGGCGCTGCCGAAGGTGTAGTCGACCTGCACGGTGAAGCCCGCCTCCTCCAGGACGGCGACCGCGCGTTCCTCCGGCAGCGAGAACACGCTGGGGACCCTCACCATGCGCGGCCCCTGCGACAGCGTCAGCGTCACCGGGGTGCCCCGCTGCACGGCGACGCCGGAGGGGTCCTGACGCGCCACCGAACCGGCGGGTACGGTCGCGCTGAACACCCGGGCCTCCTCGATCTCCGCCTTGAGCCCTGCACGTTCCAGCGCCGCGACGGCCTCCTTCGCGGGTAGGCCGGAGACCTCGGGGACGGCGATGGGCGCCGGACCGAGCGACACGACGAGGTCCACGGCCGAGCCGAGGCGGCGTTCCGCGCCCTGGCCGGGGATCTGGCGGACCACCTCGCCCGCCGGGACCGATTCGCTGTACTCCTCGCCGAGGCCGCCGACGGCGAGCCCTGCTGAGCGCAGGTCCTCCGTCGCCTCCGCCTGCGTCCTGCCGACCACGTCGGGGACGGCGAACAGCTCCGGCCCCTTCGACACGACCAGCTCGACGCGTTCGAAGCGGCGGACCGGGGACGCGGCGGCGGGCTCGGTGGCGATCACCAGTCCCTCGAGCACCTGCTCGTCGAAGACCTCCTCGGTCGACAGGGAGGTGAGTCCCTCCCGTTCGAGGACGGCGCGGGCCTCCGCGAGCGGGGCGTTCGCCACGTCAGGGAGGGACACCGTGCCGGCCGGGCCCGCTCCGAAGAGCCAGCCCACGCCGGCCACGAGGCCGGCGAGGAGGACGAGGAGGACGGCGAGGATCCGCACGGACCGCCGCGCCGCTGTGCCATGGAGCGTCTTCTGGGGTCGCTGGGCCTGCCGCGCCTGCTGTCTCTTCGACGGCAGGCGGACCGTGCTTCCTCCCGGCCGTCCGGCCGGCAGCGCGTCGTCGACCTCGTGGAGCCGCCGGCCGTCCCGGTCGTGATGCCCCGCAGCGTCGTGGGTCACGCCGCCGTGCACCTCGGCGCCGTCGGGGCGTTCCCCGCCGCGCGGGTCGCCGGCCGGAGCCGCGTCCGCCGGGAGGGGCGCGCTCCATGACGGCGGCTGCTGCGGCATGGCCCCGAGGACGCGTGTCGCGTTGCGGTCCCGGTCGACGACGCGCGTGGTGGCCTGCCCTGCGGGGGCGGGGAGTACCTCCGTCCCTCCCGGAACCGTCGTCGTGCCGTCGTACAGGCCGTCGTACTGGCCGTCGTACAGGCGGTCGGTGGCGCCGGCCCGGGCCCCGGTGAGTGCTTCGGTGAGTGCTTCGGGCGGTGCGGTTGCCGGCGCGTGCGCGAGGCGGGGGACGACGGCCGCGGTCAGCGTGTCCTGGTCCGGCACCGGGGCGGGCGGGTCGGCCGGTGCGAAGTCGAGCTCGTCGTCGCCGAGCGTGGCGAGGATGTGCCGCAGTTCGCCGAGGAGTGCGGAGCCGTCCACGGGCCGATCCTCGGGGTCCCTCGAGGTGCACCACTGCACGAGCTCGTCGATGTCCACGGCCAGTCCGGGCAGGAGGACCGAGGGGGCCGGTACCTCGGACTGGGCGTGCTGGACGGCTACCTGGATGGGGGACTCCCCGGTGAAGGGCTGCCGACCCGTCAGGAGTTCGAAGAGCATGACGCCGGTCGAGTAGATGTCGCTCTGGGCCTCGGCGGGCCGCCCGAGGACCAGTTCGGGGGATAGGTAGGCGACGGTCCCGACGAGCGTCGCGGTGCCGGTGCTCGCCGACACGGCGCGAGCGAGGCCGAAATCGGCGATCTTCACGGTGCCGGCGTCCGACAGCAGCACGTTCTCGGGTTTCACGTCACGGTGGATCAGACCCGCCTCGTGTGCAGCGGCGAGCCCTTCCACGACGGCGTCCAGGAGGGTCAGCGCGTGGCGTGGGGTGAGCCGGCCGTGCTCACGCAGCAGGTCACGCAGCGTCCGGCCGCGGACGAACTCCATCACGAGATAGGCGACCGGCTGCCCGTCGATCTCGTCGACGCCCTGGTCCAGCACGCCGACCACGTGCGGGTTCGACAGGCGGGCGGCGGACTTGGCCTCCTGCTCGAAGCGGTCGATGAAGCCGGGTTCGTCGGCCAGGTGCGGGTACAGCACCTTGAGGGCCACCCGGCGGTCCAGGCGCCGGTCGGTGGCCAGGTAGACGGTGGACATGCCACCGCGCGCCACCCGGGAATCTACGACGTACCGTCCGTCGACGATGGCGCCCTCGAGCGGATCCTTCCGTAGCTGGTGCACCCTCCGATGATAGTGGGGTACGCCGGAAGGGGGCAGGACCACCACTCGGTCCCACCCCCTCGATCGATCCGGCACCGGCCGGAGCGGCCTACCGGAAGTTCTTCTGGTGTGCCTTGATCGATGCGACGTACTGCTTGGTGTCCTCGAACATGCCACGGTTCTGCACCGAGTACTGGCCCTGGTAGTAGGAGGCGATGGCGATGTCGAGCGAGGGACTGGTGCGTACGAGCGAGCGGATGATCGCCACGCCGGCGGTGGCGTTGTCGTAGGGATCCAGCAGGTTGAGCTTGCGGCCCACCAGGTCGCTCGCCCACTGCCCGGAGGAGGGGATGACCTGCATGGTGCCGATCGCGTTCGCCGGGGACACCGCGCGCTGGTTGAAGCCGGACTCCTGGTACGCGAAGGCCAGCGCGAGGCTCGGATCGACGCCCATGGAGCGGGCCGTGTCCGCGACGATCTGCTTCATCTCGGCCTGGGACGGAGCCGGCATCGAGTTGAGCAGGGCCTTGTTGGCGTTGGCGTCCGCCACCACCTTGTCGGGGTACTGGTAGCCCAGGAAGGTCGAGGGCACGAGGTTGCCGGGAGCCGGGGCGGGGGCCGGAGCGGTACCGGCGCCGGGGAGCGTGAGCTTCTGCCCGGGGTAGATGACGGAGGTCATGGTCATCTTGTTGGCGGTGAGCAGGTTGCTCAGTGCGACGCCGTTGCGGGAGGCGATGGCGCCGAGGGTGTCGCCGGCCTTGACCGTGTACGAGCCGGCGGCCGGGGCAGGAGCGGGGGCCGGTGCAGGGGCGGGTGCCTGCGGCGTGGCCTGCGGGGTCACGCTCCCCGCCAGCTTCAGCGTCTGCCCGGGGTAGATGACCGACGTCATGCCGAGGTTGTTCGCCTTCAGCAGCGCGTCCAGTCCGATGCCGTTGCGCGAGGCGATGGCACCGAGGGTGTCACCCGACTTCACCGTGTAGCTGCCGCCTGCGGGAGCGGGGGCGGGGGCGGGGGCAGGAGCGGCGGCGGGCTTGCCCGGCGCCGGGGCGGGAGCGCCGCCGAGGGTGATCTTCTGGCCGGGGTAGATGATCGAGGTCATCGAGAGCTTGTTGGCCGTCAGCAGGTTCGGCAGGCTCACGCCGTGACGGGAGGCGATGGCTCCGAGGGTGTCACCGGGCTTGACCACATAGGTGGCCGCGGACGGCTGGGCGGCGGGGGCCGGAGCGGCAGGAGCCGGGGTGGCGGCCGGTGCCGCGCTGCCCTTCAGCTTGATCTTCTGTCCGGGGTAGATGATGGTGCGCGCGTCCAGCTTGTTCAGCTTCAGGACGGCGTCGGTCGCGAGGCCGAAGCGCTTGGCGACGGCTCCGATGGTGTCGCCGGGCTTGATCGTGTACTCGCTCGGCGTGGTCTCGGTGTGGACCGTGATCTTCTGCGCCGGGATCTGGGTCGCCACGAGGGCGGCGGGGACGACTGCCCGGGCGGGGGCCTGCATGGCCG is a window encoding:
- a CDS encoding class II 3-deoxy-7-phosphoheptulonate synthase codes for the protein MTDSLAPALPRTAAPAPSTAGLDAWRSMAAVQQPSWQDPGVYSASVKELSTLPPLVFAGEVDVLRERLAAAAQGKAFLLQGGDCAETFDGATADKISARVRTILQMAVVLTYGASLPVIKMGRMAGQFAKPRSSNDETRDGVTLPAYRGDMVNGYDFTPESRGHDASRMVKAYHTSASTLNLIRAFTQGGFADLRLVHHWNKGFMANPAHSRYESLAREIDRAVRFMDACGTDFEALKRVEFFASHEALLLDYERALTRIDSRTSLPYDTSAHFLWIGERTRDIDGAHVDFLSRVRNPIGVKLGPSTSADDALALIDKLDPTREPGRLTFITRMGARNIREKLPSLVERVTASGAQVLWVTDPMHGNTVTSPNGYKTRNFDDVIDEVRGFFEVHNALGTFPGGLHVEMTGDDVAECLGGADPIDQEAFLERYESVCDPRLNHMQSLEMAFLVAGALSKS
- a CDS encoding protein kinase domain-containing protein produces the protein MHQLRKDPLEGAIVDGRYVVDSRVARGGMSTVYLATDRRLDRRVALKVLYPHLADEPGFIDRFEQEAKSAARLSNPHVVGVLDQGVDEIDGQPVAYLVMEFVRGRTLRDLLREHGRLTPRHALTLLDAVVEGLAAAHEAGLIHRDVKPENVLLSDAGTVKIADFGLARAVSASTGTATLVGTVAYLSPELVLGRPAEAQSDIYSTGVMLFELLTGRQPFTGESPIQVAVQHAQSEVPAPSVLLPGLAVDIDELVQWCTSRDPEDRPVDGSALLGELRHILATLGDDELDFAPADPPAPVPDQDTLTAAVVPRLAHAPATAPPEALTEALTGARAGATDRLYDGQYDGLYDGTTTVPGGTEVLPAPAGQATTRVVDRDRNATRVLGAMPQQPPSWSAPLPADAAPAGDPRGGERPDGAEVHGGVTHDAAGHHDRDGRRLHEVDDALPAGRPGGSTVRLPSKRQQARQAQRPQKTLHGTAARRSVRILAVLLVLLAGLVAGVGWLFGAGPAGTVSLPDVANAPLAEARAVLEREGLTSLSTEEVFDEQVLEGLVIATEPAAASPVRRFERVELVVSKGPELFAVPDVVGRTQAEATEDLRSAGLAVGGLGEEYSESVPAGEVVRQIPGQGAERRLGSAVDLVVSLGPAPIAVPEVSGLPAKEAVAALERAGLKAEIEEARVFSATVPAGSVARQDPSGVAVQRGTPVTLTLSQGPRMVRVPSVFSLPEERAVAVLEEAGFTVQVDYTFGSAVLGLVAGQSPTGEQPEGTTIRITVT
- a CDS encoding ROK family glucokinase translates to MPIIPDPAGRRTRRPRTDTWHAGRGTPPTGRTARTTFANPARRGLSVGVDIGGTKVAAGVVDVHGRILAEARRATPGQDPRAVEAVITELVRELSRDFRIRSVGIGAAGWMDLTNSTVLFSPHLAWRNEPLRTNLEKLLRRRVTVVNDADAAAWAEWKFGAGRGESRLVCITLGTGIGGAMIMGGRVERGRHGVAGEFGHQIMVPQGHRCECGNRGCWEQYASGNALGREARELAAANSPVARAIIDAAPGDGAPITGALVTRLAMEGDPASRELVDDVGQWLGLGLANLAAALDPGTFVIGGGLSAAGELLLEPARRAFGRNLTGRGFRPAARIERAALGPEAGLIGAADLSRLLSRSGT
- a CDS encoding lysophospholipid acyltransferase family protein, coding for MFYWVMKRIIVGPILNLLFRPWVKGLDNIPATGPAVLVSNHLSFSDSIFLPIVVPRTVVFLAKSEYFTGKGVKGRLTALFFRLSNQLPMDRSGGAASSSSLTAGMDILNEGGVLGIYPEGTRSPDGRLYRGKTGVAKLVLATGVPVIPVAMIGTDKVQPIGRRIPNIRRVGIIIGEPLDFSRYEGLEDDRFVQRSVTDEIMYELMRLSGQEYVDAYASTVKERLAAEKAAGRKTPKPGADTRRAAVRISTETGSPAPGSVTEIGRAPSADRGPVAGDTTSGANGSTAQPDAG